The Lentzea guizhouensis genome contains a region encoding:
- a CDS encoding SDR family NAD(P)-dependent oxidoreductase, whose protein sequence is MFDFTGKTVLVTGASGALGTTLSARFARAGANTVVAARTGADELAATLDGTALGVRLDVTDEQQWADAIARTEERFGPVDVLINNAAYLRVGTTESISLDEFRQVLDTNLTGALLGIRTAAPSMRKAGGGAIVNINSVAGLTAAPGLVAYSSSKWALRGLMRAAAKELARDHIRVNSVHPGIIGTPLAHAPDGSEIVPVGGFAIPRQADPDEIADFVLFAASDRARFATGSEILADGGFLLGPVA, encoded by the coding sequence ATGTTCGACTTCACCGGCAAGACCGTCCTCGTCACCGGCGCGTCCGGCGCCCTCGGCACCACCCTGTCCGCCCGGTTCGCCCGGGCCGGCGCCAACACCGTCGTCGCGGCCAGGACCGGTGCCGACGAGCTCGCCGCCACCCTCGACGGCACCGCACTCGGCGTACGGCTCGATGTCACCGATGAGCAGCAGTGGGCTGACGCGATCGCACGGACCGAAGAGCGCTTCGGGCCCGTGGACGTCCTCATCAACAACGCCGCGTACCTGCGCGTCGGCACGACGGAGAGCATCTCTCTCGATGAGTTCCGCCAGGTCCTCGACACCAACCTCACCGGCGCGCTGCTCGGCATCCGGACGGCGGCACCGTCGATGCGCAAGGCGGGCGGTGGTGCGATCGTGAACATCAACTCGGTCGCCGGCCTCACCGCCGCACCCGGTCTGGTCGCCTACAGCAGCAGCAAGTGGGCGTTGCGCGGCCTGATGCGAGCGGCCGCGAAGGAGCTGGCACGCGACCACATCCGGGTCAACTCCGTGCATCCCGGCATCATCGGCACGCCACTGGCCCACGCCCCGGACGGCAGCGAGATCGTGCCGGTCGGCGGGTTCGCCATCCCTCGCCAGGCCGACCCGGACGAGATCGCGGACTTCGTCCTGTTCGCCGCCTCCGACCGGGCCCGCTTCGCCACCGGCAGCGAGATCCTCGCCGACGGCGGGTTCCTGCTCGGCCCGGTCGCCTGA
- a CDS encoding SpoIIE family protein phosphatase, which translates to MRQSAFLDGAPVGFAVFDRRMRVLYANTAFATVHDLPPYDHTGRTVDELLPPGHLAAVKPGIAEVLRTGTVHRDVETRVQADNTTKHLLLNRFPLCDNDDEVVAAVVTVQDLTRTHASAELEGLRLQAWWTDRLDRAQQAGGTGSWELDLRGGTVTWSANLCRIAGVSRSPENLQDVLDLVHDDDREVVRAHFEALRTNTPATEVEFRLCRPDGRMAVVASIGETVTDDTGSVVALRGMYVDRTARRAAEADARAAVVRANAVQSQLEDERRVVLRLQRAMLPPAMPQVAGVELAAGYQPADGVAGVGGDFYDAFTLPDGRLAVAVGDVVGHDLEAAVTMGRIRSAIRAYAVHDPLPDRVLGKLNRLVCLSDDLSMTTVFYGVYTPWNGSFRYANAGHPHPLLVRDGAARLMPHRHGVITGVSRDARYLSFETSLQPDDLLLCYTDGLVEHCDGGIDIDAGVEKLCRAVTSPHLPDRLGDLVPSVIRAVGPESGRDDICVLALRRTGAASTCHRARQWHDQGQDEVR; encoded by the coding sequence ATGAGGCAGTCGGCCTTCCTCGACGGTGCGCCGGTGGGCTTCGCGGTGTTCGACAGGCGGATGCGGGTCCTCTACGCCAACACGGCGTTCGCCACCGTGCACGACCTCCCGCCGTACGACCACACCGGGCGCACCGTGGACGAGCTCCTCCCGCCCGGCCACCTGGCCGCGGTCAAGCCCGGCATCGCCGAGGTGCTGCGCACCGGCACCGTGCACCGCGACGTCGAGACGCGCGTCCAGGCGGACAACACCACCAAGCACCTCCTGCTCAACCGGTTTCCGTTGTGCGACAACGATGACGAGGTCGTCGCGGCCGTGGTGACCGTGCAGGACCTGACGAGGACGCACGCGAGCGCCGAGCTCGAAGGCCTGCGGCTGCAGGCGTGGTGGACCGACCGGCTGGACCGGGCACAGCAGGCCGGCGGTACCGGGTCGTGGGAGCTCGACCTGCGCGGCGGGACGGTCACGTGGTCGGCGAACCTCTGCCGGATCGCCGGGGTGAGCCGGTCGCCGGAGAACCTGCAGGACGTGCTCGACCTCGTGCACGACGACGACCGCGAGGTGGTCCGGGCGCACTTCGAGGCGCTCAGGACGAACACGCCGGCGACGGAGGTCGAGTTCAGGCTCTGCCGGCCCGACGGCCGGATGGCCGTGGTCGCGTCGATCGGCGAGACCGTCACGGACGACACGGGCTCGGTGGTCGCGCTGCGCGGCATGTACGTCGACCGCACGGCGCGCCGGGCCGCCGAGGCCGATGCGCGCGCCGCGGTGGTTCGGGCGAACGCCGTGCAGTCGCAGCTCGAGGACGAACGGCGGGTCGTGCTGCGGCTGCAGCGGGCCATGCTGCCACCGGCCATGCCCCAGGTCGCCGGCGTCGAACTGGCCGCGGGCTACCAGCCGGCGGACGGCGTGGCCGGGGTCGGCGGCGACTTCTACGACGCGTTCACCCTGCCGGACGGCAGGCTCGCGGTCGCGGTCGGTGACGTGGTGGGGCACGACCTGGAAGCCGCGGTGACGATGGGCAGGATCCGCAGCGCCATCCGCGCGTACGCGGTGCACGACCCGCTGCCCGACCGGGTGCTGGGCAAGCTGAACCGGCTCGTGTGCCTGTCCGACGACCTGTCCATGACGACCGTGTTCTACGGCGTCTACACCCCGTGGAACGGGTCTTTTCGCTACGCCAACGCCGGCCATCCTCACCCGCTCCTGGTCCGTGACGGTGCCGCACGCCTGATGCCGCACCGGCACGGGGTGATCACGGGCGTCAGCCGCGACGCCCGCTACCTCTCGTTCGAGACCTCGTTGCAGCCGGACGACCTGCTGCTCTGCTACACCGACGGACTGGTGGAGCACTGCGACGGCGGCATCGACATCGACGCGGGTGTGGAGAAGCTGTGCCGGGCGGTCACGTCACCCCACCTGCCCGATCGTCTCGGCGACCTCGTCCCGTCGGTGATCAGGGCCGTCGGTCCCGAGTCCGGCCGCGACGACATCTGCGTGCTCGCGCTGCGCCGGACCGGTGCGGCCAGCACCTGCCACCGGGCACGGCAGTGGCACGATCAGGGGCAGGACGAAGTGAGGTGA
- a CDS encoding TetR family transcriptional regulator: MDRIAEQAAANKRSIYMHFGAKEELFDRVVGDCMAELAQAVAVDASDLPRYASALFDRLEERPHVRRLYLWAGLERQQPVDAEVEEYRRNVTAIEQAQQAGEVRADIPAVDLLAMVVALVISWDTASWSLKALETEPGDRKAAVVAAVEGLVRAGS; this comes from the coding sequence GTGGACCGCATCGCCGAGCAGGCCGCGGCCAACAAGCGGTCCATCTACATGCACTTCGGCGCCAAGGAGGAGCTCTTCGACCGCGTCGTGGGCGACTGCATGGCCGAGCTGGCGCAGGCGGTCGCGGTCGACGCGAGCGACCTCCCCCGCTACGCCAGCGCGTTGTTCGACCGGCTGGAGGAACGCCCGCACGTGCGCCGGCTGTACCTGTGGGCAGGGCTGGAACGCCAGCAGCCGGTCGACGCCGAGGTCGAGGAGTACCGGCGCAACGTCACCGCGATCGAGCAGGCCCAGCAGGCGGGCGAGGTCCGGGCCGACATCCCCGCGGTCGACCTGCTGGCCATGGTCGTCGCACTGGTGATCAGCTGGGACACCGCCTCCTGGTCGCTCAAGGCGCTGGAGACCGAGCCCGGTGACCGGAAAGCGGCCGTCGTGGCCGCTGTGGAGGGACTCGTCCGCGCCGGATCCTGA
- a CDS encoding patatin-like phospholipase family protein produces the protein MTDAVLDLLRERKRQHSTPGNRSDDARLVLLVEGGSSRGAYSSGMTVAIEQLGLLPMFDAVYGSSAGSLNAAWLLCGRADSTKHAWWDPAVMRTTINPMRALRRLPVVDTQHLVHTIYTQVHPMGFQDILDNPVEFHPMATDALTGESADLHGRIHDVPSLQAALRASTAMPLLAGPPVMIDGRPYVDAGMSEMVPVRSALAQQATHLVVLRTVRSDEVPMSPSRGERLVLSRWIARHAPGVVEAWLRRREGRIEEEDLLASHPACLQIRPPLGSLQVGRTERRPEVLRAVVETGTRVAVNALATCVLESR, from the coding sequence GTGACCGACGCAGTTCTCGACCTGCTGCGTGAGCGCAAGCGGCAGCACAGCACGCCGGGCAACCGCAGCGACGACGCCCGCCTGGTGCTGCTGGTCGAAGGCGGCAGCTCGCGCGGGGCCTACTCGAGCGGCATGACCGTCGCGATCGAACAGCTCGGGCTGCTGCCGATGTTCGACGCGGTCTACGGCAGCTCGGCGGGCTCGTTGAACGCCGCGTGGCTGTTGTGCGGGCGGGCGGACAGCACCAAGCACGCGTGGTGGGACCCCGCCGTCATGCGGACGACCATCAACCCGATGCGCGCGCTGCGCCGGTTGCCCGTCGTGGACACCCAGCACCTCGTGCACACCATCTACACACAGGTCCACCCGATGGGGTTCCAGGACATCCTGGACAACCCGGTCGAGTTCCACCCGATGGCCACGGACGCGCTCACCGGCGAGTCCGCCGACCTGCACGGGCGGATTCACGACGTGCCGAGCCTGCAGGCCGCGCTGCGGGCGTCGACCGCGATGCCGCTGCTCGCCGGGCCGCCGGTGATGATCGACGGGCGGCCGTACGTCGACGCGGGGATGAGCGAGATGGTGCCGGTGCGGTCGGCGCTCGCCCAGCAGGCCACGCACCTGGTCGTGCTGCGGACCGTGCGCAGCGACGAGGTCCCGATGTCGCCGTCACGCGGCGAACGGCTCGTGCTGTCGCGCTGGATCGCCCGGCACGCGCCGGGTGTCGTCGAGGCCTGGTTGCGGCGCAGGGAAGGCAGGATCGAGGAGGAGGACCTGCTCGCCTCGCACCCCGCGTGCCTGCAGATCCGCCCGCCGCTCGGCAGCCTGCAGGTCGGGCGCACCGAACGCCGTCCCGAGGTGCTGCGGGCCGTGGTCGAGACGGGCACGCGGGTGGCGGTGAACGCCCTGGCTACCTGCGTGCTGGAGTCGCGCTGA
- a CDS encoding SDR family oxidoreductase, producing MERGDTVAATARRLDTLDDLAARHGDRLWRARLDVTDTGSLREVVDRAFAELGRIDVVVSNAGYGLFGAAEELTDEQIDRQIATNLTASIQLARAVTPHLRGQGGGRIVQVASIGGQIAFPAMSLYHATKWGIEGFWESAAAELAPFGIGVTLVEPGVARTDFGTGAAVFGPPLPEYDDGPSGQLRRMLSGELPPLPAPGDPVKIAAAIIAAADDDKAPLRLTLGSDAHALGTAALRGRLDALEAGRDLAHSTDFAD from the coding sequence CTGGAACGCGGGGACACCGTCGCGGCCACCGCCCGCCGCCTGGACACCCTCGACGACCTGGCCGCCCGGCACGGCGACCGGCTGTGGCGCGCCCGGCTCGACGTCACCGACACCGGTTCGCTGCGGGAGGTGGTGGACCGCGCGTTCGCCGAGCTCGGCCGCATCGACGTCGTCGTCTCCAACGCCGGCTACGGCCTGTTCGGTGCCGCGGAGGAGCTCACCGACGAGCAGATCGACCGGCAGATCGCGACCAACCTGACCGCGTCGATCCAGCTCGCCCGTGCCGTCACGCCGCACCTGCGCGGTCAGGGCGGCGGGCGGATCGTGCAGGTCGCGAGCATCGGCGGGCAGATCGCGTTCCCCGCCATGAGCCTGTATCACGCCACGAAGTGGGGGATCGAGGGCTTCTGGGAGTCGGCCGCGGCCGAGCTGGCACCGTTCGGCATCGGCGTCACCCTGGTCGAACCCGGTGTCGCCCGCACCGACTTCGGCACGGGCGCCGCGGTGTTCGGCCCGCCGCTGCCCGAGTACGACGACGGCCCGTCCGGACAGCTGCGCCGGATGCTCTCCGGTGAGCTGCCGCCGTTGCCCGCGCCCGGTGACCCGGTGAAGATCGCCGCCGCCATCATCGCGGCCGCCGACGACGACAAGGCGCCGCTGCGCCTGACCCTCGGCTCCGACGCCCACGCACTGGGCACCGCCGCGCTGCGCGGCCGGCTCGACGCGCTCGAAGCCGGTCGCGACCTGGCCCACTCCACCGACTTCGCCGACTAG
- a CDS encoding LamG-like jellyroll fold domain-containing protein, producing the protein MLAPSPESNEGGDMAEQSEIGRRTLLQAAFAAPAAGVLLGQGSGTASATPSGSTDSRFTLAVLPDTQYLLDEGGSDPTPVRETLKSLVRRRREANIVFMAHLGDVTEHGTEKEMQLADQVFDSIGTQLPYSVLAGNHDVRGDDQRGPTPYSRTFGPQRFARMKTFGGFAPDGYNSYHVIDAGGRRWLLLALDWRVSANGLKWVQGVLDQHRTLPTILTTHDLVAGSPQAALSPNGQYLWDNLIRRNDQIFLTLNGHYWPSGRTTLTNDHGNPVHLHITNYQERYYGGAGMVRFYSFDLQRNVIDVETFSPWLLNRRDTLPEAETAELSGETDRFTVEIDFRARFAGFAPPVLPAPRPARAVLVKDTVAYWRFDTEGLPSAAEGTVPAGTVARDLTGNGNDLTVHLPNGTNVLTWSRDHHDAQPAHASLSFAGGKNPDRATILRTSPTAPLNSAKFESGYTIETFLKLPSPFEGDHAFMGILSWEGRAGDAGKHSGWSDDEPTCSLNLSGERFLQFVVYPVPGDADPTSWSHAIPVGRWTHVAVVNDGRRTTMYVDGAKIARNASEESRGITTQGKPFVIGATQFNLRYGHGFYGSIGDTRIVARALRPNQFLTRG; encoded by the coding sequence ATGCTGGCGCCCTCACCGGAGTCGAACGAGGGCGGCGACATGGCGGAACAGTCGGAGATCGGGCGTCGCACGTTGCTGCAGGCCGCCTTCGCGGCACCGGCGGCGGGCGTGCTGCTCGGCCAGGGCTCGGGTACGGCCTCCGCGACGCCCTCCGGCAGCACCGACTCCCGGTTCACCCTCGCGGTCCTGCCGGACACGCAGTACCTGCTCGACGAGGGCGGCTCGGACCCGACGCCGGTGCGCGAGACGCTGAAGTCGTTGGTGCGGCGCAGGCGTGAGGCGAACATCGTGTTCATGGCACACCTGGGTGACGTCACCGAGCACGGCACCGAGAAGGAGATGCAGCTCGCCGACCAGGTGTTCGACTCCATCGGCACCCAGCTGCCCTACAGCGTGCTGGCGGGCAACCACGACGTGCGCGGCGACGACCAGCGCGGGCCCACGCCGTACTCGCGGACGTTCGGGCCGCAGCGGTTCGCGCGGATGAAGACGTTCGGCGGGTTCGCACCCGACGGCTACAACAGCTACCACGTGATCGACGCGGGCGGCCGCAGGTGGCTGCTGCTCGCGCTCGACTGGCGCGTGTCGGCCAACGGCCTCAAGTGGGTGCAGGGAGTCCTCGACCAGCACCGGACGCTGCCGACGATCCTGACCACGCACGACCTCGTGGCCGGCAGCCCGCAGGCGGCGCTGTCGCCGAACGGGCAGTACCTGTGGGACAACCTGATCCGCCGCAACGACCAGATCTTCCTGACGCTCAACGGCCACTACTGGCCGTCGGGCCGCACGACGCTCACCAACGACCACGGCAACCCCGTGCACCTGCACATCACGAACTACCAGGAGCGCTACTACGGCGGCGCCGGCATGGTGCGGTTCTACTCGTTCGACCTGCAGCGCAACGTGATCGACGTCGAGACGTTCTCGCCGTGGCTGCTCAACCGCCGCGACACCCTGCCGGAGGCCGAGACCGCGGAGCTCAGCGGCGAGACCGACAGGTTCACCGTCGAGATCGACTTCCGCGCCCGCTTCGCCGGGTTCGCCCCGCCCGTGCTGCCCGCCCCGCGCCCGGCCCGTGCCGTGCTGGTCAAGGACACGGTGGCGTACTGGCGGTTCGACACCGAGGGCCTGCCGTCGGCGGCCGAGGGCACGGTGCCGGCGGGAACCGTCGCGCGCGACCTGACGGGCAACGGCAACGACCTCACCGTGCACCTGCCGAACGGCACCAACGTGCTGACCTGGTCGCGCGACCACCACGACGCCCAGCCCGCGCACGCCAGCCTGTCGTTCGCCGGTGGCAAGAACCCCGACCGCGCCACGATCCTGCGCACCTCCCCCACCGCGCCGCTCAACAGCGCGAAGTTCGAGTCCGGCTACACCATCGAGACGTTCCTCAAGCTGCCCAGCCCGTTCGAGGGCGACCACGCGTTCATGGGCATCCTGAGCTGGGAGGGCCGCGCCGGTGACGCGGGCAAGCACAGCGGCTGGTCCGACGACGAGCCGACCTGCAGCCTGAACCTGTCCGGCGAGCGCTTCCTGCAGTTCGTCGTCTACCCGGTGCCCGGCGACGCCGACCCCACCTCGTGGAGCCACGCGATCCCGGTCGGCCGCTGGACGCACGTCGCGGTGGTCAACGACGGCCGGCGGACCACGATGTACGTCGACGGCGCCAAGATCGCCCGCAACGCCTCGGAGGAGTCGCGGGGCATCACGACGCAGGGCAAGCCGTTCGTGATCGGCGCGACCCAGTTCAACCTGCGCTACGGGCACGGGTTCTACGGCTCGATCGGCGACACCCGGATCGTGGCCCGTGCGCTGCGCCCGAACCAGTTCCTGACCCGCGGCTGA
- a CDS encoding NAD(P)-dependent alcohol dehydrogenase: MRSTTGWRAHGQDSLSAATIPRRDLRPDDIAVRVDFCGVCHTDLHSLRGRSGDEPLVPGHEFTGVVSEVGADVTGFRVGDAVAVGNIVDSCGTCSMCLADQENFCREFPTLTYGGTDRHDGSTTLGGFSREYVVRDRFAHPLPAGLDPAGAAPLMCAGITVWEPLRALGVGPGMRVAVSGLGGLGHLAVKLAVALGAEVTVISRSADRAADAAELGAVDLLVSTDADQMAAARDRFDVLIDTIPVAHDLGPYLKLVAMDGTLSQVGFLGPVTVEALDLLVGRKKLSSAGSGGRASTAAMLEFCAAHGITADVEVLPSGQVNEALDRLARGDVRHRFVLDLADLS; encoded by the coding sequence ATGCGAAGCACCACCGGCTGGCGGGCGCACGGCCAGGACTCATTGAGCGCGGCCACCATCCCCCGCCGCGACCTGCGCCCCGACGACATCGCGGTGCGGGTGGACTTCTGCGGGGTCTGCCACACCGACCTGCACTCCCTGCGCGGTCGCAGCGGCGACGAACCGCTGGTGCCGGGCCACGAGTTCACCGGTGTGGTGAGCGAGGTCGGTGCGGACGTGACCGGTTTCCGGGTGGGTGACGCCGTCGCGGTCGGCAACATCGTCGACTCCTGCGGCACGTGTTCGATGTGCCTGGCGGACCAGGAGAACTTCTGCCGTGAGTTCCCGACGCTGACCTACGGCGGCACGGACCGCCACGACGGTTCGACGACCTTGGGCGGGTTCTCCCGGGAGTACGTCGTGCGTGACCGGTTCGCCCATCCCCTGCCCGCCGGCCTGGATCCCGCTGGAGCGGCGCCGTTGATGTGCGCCGGGATCACCGTGTGGGAACCGTTGCGCGCCTTGGGGGTGGGGCCGGGCATGCGGGTCGCGGTGAGCGGACTTGGTGGGCTCGGGCACCTCGCGGTGAAGCTCGCCGTGGCCCTCGGTGCGGAGGTCACCGTGATCAGCCGGTCGGCGGACCGCGCGGCCGACGCGGCGGAGCTCGGTGCCGTGGACCTCCTCGTCTCCACCGACGCCGACCAGATGGCCGCCGCCCGCGACCGGTTCGACGTCCTGATCGACACCATCCCGGTCGCCCACGACCTCGGCCCCTACCTGAAGCTGGTCGCGATGGACGGCACGCTCAGCCAGGTCGGCTTCCTCGGTCCGGTCACGGTCGAGGCGCTGGACCTGTTGGTGGGCCGCAAGAAGCTGAGCTCGGCGGGCAGCGGTGGCCGTGCCTCCACCGCCGCCATGCTGGAGTTCTGCGCTGCCCACGGCATCACCGCCGACGTCGAGGTCCTGCCGTCGGGCCAGGTGAACGAGGCGCTCGACCGCCTGGCCCGCGGCGACGTCCGCCACCGCTTCGTGCTCGACCTGGCCGACCTGTCGTGA